One Dehalococcoidales bacterium genomic region harbors:
- a CDS encoding 2-oxoacid:acceptor oxidoreductase subunit alpha: MTTDRAYLEGEFFMSGDEACAEGAISAGCRFFAGYPITPATEIAERMSDRLPEVGGTYIQMEDELASMAAVLGASWGGVRAMTATSGPGFSLMMENIGLGVMMETPCVVANVQRAAPSTGLPTLVAQGDMMQARWGSHGHYSIIALSPSSPQEVYDHTIKAFNLSERFRLPVLVMADGAVGHMYEKVVIQPRDKVHLVPRRKPEVPPGEYWPYEPDADLVPPMANSGEGYRFHVTGLTHDERGYPAMDAEAQDRLIRRLVDKVEKYSEEIIELEEDGIDGAEVVVCAYGITARVSLIAVERARSEGIPVGMLRLVTVWPFPQGRIAEIARQVKAFVVPEINYGQISLEVERSAGGAAKTILVPHMGGAVHDPQVILEAIRQAAK; the protein is encoded by the coding sequence GTGACTACCGATAGAGCGTATCTCGAAGGCGAGTTTTTCATGAGTGGCGACGAAGCCTGTGCCGAGGGGGCTATCAGCGCCGGCTGTCGCTTCTTTGCCGGATATCCGATTACACCGGCGACAGAGATTGCCGAGCGGATGTCGGACCGCCTCCCCGAAGTTGGCGGCACCTATATCCAGATGGAGGACGAACTGGCATCGATGGCTGCCGTCCTCGGGGCCTCCTGGGGTGGCGTCAGGGCAATGACCGCCACCTCCGGGCCGGGGTTCAGCCTGATGATGGAGAATATCGGTCTGGGCGTGATGATGGAGACACCCTGCGTGGTGGCCAATGTGCAGCGTGCCGCACCTTCTACCGGCCTGCCTACTCTGGTGGCCCAGGGAGACATGATGCAGGCGCGCTGGGGAAGCCACGGCCACTATAGCATAATCGCCCTCTCACCGAGCTCCCCGCAGGAAGTGTACGACCATACGATAAAGGCCTTCAATCTCTCGGAAAGGTTCCGCCTCCCGGTGCTCGTCATGGCCGATGGGGCAGTTGGCCACATGTACGAAAAGGTTGTAATCCAGCCGCGCGATAAGGTGCATCTCGTTCCGAGACGCAAGCCGGAGGTACCGCCCGGAGAATACTGGCCCTACGAGCCTGATGCCGACCTTGTTCCACCTATGGCAAACAGCGGCGAAGGCTACCGCTTCCACGTCACCGGGCTCACCCACGATGAGCGGGGATACCCGGCAATGGACGCCGAAGCACAGGACAGACTGATACGGCGGCTGGTGGATAAGGTTGAGAAGTACAGCGAAGAGATTATCGAACTGGAAGAGGACGGCATCGACGGTGCCGAGGTCGTTGTCTGTGCCTATGGTATTACGGCGCGGGTCTCGCTGATTGCCGTGGAGCGCGCCCGAAGCGAAGGAATCCCCGTCGGGATGCTGAGACTGGTCACAGTCTGGCCGTTTCCACAGGGACGGATCGCGGAAATAGCCCGGCAGGTGAAGGCTTTCGTAGTGCCGGAGATAAATTACGGGCAGATATCCCTTGAAGTAGAACGAAGTGCCGGCGGTGCGGCAAAGACAATACTGGTGCCACATATGGGCGGCGCGGTACATGACCCGCAGGTAATACTGGAAGCAATCAGGCAGGCTGCGAAATGA
- a CDS encoding GyrI-like domain-containing protein: MSFIRVTYLEPCRVASFHVTDSLTPEEEAHSLFLVWAESKGLLPEHRFIPLIGFNNPWGPLGEKRGYEFWCVLDDPGDIDLSGTIVKEFSGGLYAVITIPGLDRIMQGIELTHRWVKHHPKYETNYPENHRHGIDPSPEYEVVYTWTTQKPEEFILDYYIPIKER, translated from the coding sequence ATGAGTTTCATTAGAGTGACCTATCTCGAACCCTGTCGGGTAGCCAGTTTCCATGTTACTGATTCACTGACACCTGAGGAAGAAGCACACTCCCTTTTCCTTGTATGGGCCGAAAGCAAAGGACTACTGCCAGAACATAGATTCATACCGCTCATCGGGTTTAACAACCCGTGGGGTCCGTTAGGCGAGAAGCGGGGTTACGAGTTTTGGTGTGTTCTTGATGACCCTGGCGACATCGATCTCTCCGGCACGATCGTTAAAGAATTCTCAGGTGGTCTGTACGCAGTCATTACAATCCCGGGATTGGACAGGATCATGCAGGGTATTGAATTGACTCACAGGTGGGTCAAGCACCACCCGAAGTATGAAACGAACTACCCTGAGAATCATCGGCACGGTATCGATCCGTCTCCTGAATACGAGGTCGTATACACCTGGACTACGCAGAAGCCTGAGGAATTCATACTCGACTACTACATTCCGATCAAAGAAAGGTGA
- a CDS encoding 4Fe-4S binding protein — MSSSKTETSQHEVYVMKEWCKGCRFCVEFCPQHILYETDETNSRGYHVVAMTDSSKCIGCEMCTMVCPEFAIHVFATGEEAGQEAK; from the coding sequence TTGAGCAGTAGTAAGACTGAAACCAGCCAACACGAGGTCTACGTAATGAAGGAGTGGTGCAAGGGGTGCCGCTTCTGCGTGGAGTTTTGCCCTCAACACATCCTTTACGAGACCGATGAGACTAACAGCCGGGGCTACCATGTCGTCGCTATGACGGACAGCAGCAAGTGCATCGGCTGTGAAATGTGCACTATGGTCTGTCCGGAGTTTGCCATTCACGTTTTTGCTACTGGTGAAGAAGCCGGTCAGGAGGCAAAGTGA